The Intestinibacillus sp. Marseille-P6563 genome includes a window with the following:
- a CDS encoding glycosyltransferase family 2 protein, with protein sequence MISVIMLTYNREALVSRAIESILHQTYPDFEFLIIDNGSTDQSGAIADRYAAQDNRIRVIHRERGNIGSGRNTGLDAAQGEYITFIDDDDWAEPDFLEFLHDLITETDADVAICGAADKIFDEKCVMTAEQALITLMWRKKYNMAFPTKLFRREMMEDLRFPEDGSYDDIALMYKLLAGAQKVAYHGLPKYTFYRHPGNNSSWTTNHKLLNPATLDEYLHAYRQRTVWLSEKFPASASAFQYFEWSFMISMVEKIERLGLIDCQAQKEIMVQQLRAHAQEFLQAPECLPFEKEWMQQYVLGDGKNF encoded by the coding sequence ATGATCTCTGTCATTATGCTGACCTATAACCGGGAAGCTCTGGTCAGTCGCGCGATTGAAAGCATTTTGCACCAGACCTATCCGGATTTTGAATTTCTGATTATCGATAACGGATCGACCGACCAAAGCGGCGCCATTGCCGACCGTTACGCAGCACAAGATAACCGCATCCGCGTCATTCACCGGGAACGCGGTAACATCGGTTCCGGGCGCAACACCGGTCTGGATGCCGCGCAGGGGGAATACATCACCTTCATCGATGACGATGACTGGGCCGAGCCGGATTTTCTGGAATTTTTGCATGATCTCATCACCGAAACCGATGCAGATGTAGCCATTTGTGGTGCTGCGGATAAAATCTTTGATGAAAAGTGCGTCATGACGGCCGAACAGGCACTCATTACGCTCATGTGGCGTAAAAAATACAACATGGCGTTCCCCACCAAGCTTTTCCGCCGGGAAATGATGGAGGACCTGCGTTTTCCGGAAGACGGCAGTTACGATGACATTGCTTTGATGTACAAGCTGTTGGCCGGCGCCCAGAAAGTGGCCTATCACGGCCTACCCAAGTATACGTTTTACCGGCATCCGGGCAACAATTCGTCCTGGACGACCAATCATAAGTTGCTCAATCCTGCAACGCTGGACGAATATCTACATGCTTACCGGCAGCGCACGGTGTGGCTGAGTGAGAAATTCCCGGCCAGTGCCTCGGCTTTTCAGTACTTTGAATGGTCGTTCATGATCTCGATGGTTGAAAAAATCGAACGCCTGGGCCTGATCGACTGTCAGGCGCAAAAAGAAATCATGGTGCAGCAGTTGCGTGCCCATGCACAGGAGTTTTTACAGGCTCCAGAATGCCTGCCGTTTGAAAAAGAGTGGATGCAACAGTATGTCCTTGGAGATGGAAAAAATTTTTAA
- a CDS encoding radical SAM protein, which yields MSNPLVARRLAIVPTTNCSLNCKLCCDFLNGPVKRRDIPFEQVCRDIDACFDLIDHVEWLQFVGGEVFIYRDFPKLLDYVQKYRDRFDRIIIESNGTVFPNEEGQRAILSYGKDISLFISDYGKLSRARDQFIAFFEEHQVDHRLKKYYGDDQYFDGWIDNNNPHDLKEPGDVLEVNSRNCVQNRCKNMHCFDGKLYRCSNSCFMQEMGLFPPKPGDFVYLHDDSVSREEKREIIEQFYEYARQSCRYCKFKYIGILPRHPAAEQL from the coding sequence ATGTCAAATCCATTGGTTGCACGCCGTCTGGCCATTGTGCCGACGACTAATTGCAGTTTGAATTGCAAACTTTGCTGTGACTTTTTAAATGGACCGGTCAAGCGGCGGGATATCCCGTTTGAGCAGGTCTGCCGTGATATTGATGCCTGCTTTGATCTGATCGACCATGTAGAATGGCTGCAATTTGTAGGCGGCGAAGTCTTCATTTATCGCGATTTTCCGAAACTGCTCGATTATGTCCAAAAATACCGGGACCGTTTTGACCGGATCATCATCGAAAGCAACGGTACCGTCTTCCCCAACGAAGAAGGCCAGCGCGCGATTTTGTCCTATGGCAAGGATATTAGCCTGTTTATCAGCGATTATGGCAAGCTTTCGCGCGCTCGCGATCAGTTTATTGCCTTTTTTGAAGAGCATCAGGTCGATCACCGTCTCAAAAAATATTATGGTGACGATCAATATTTTGATGGATGGATCGACAACAACAACCCGCATGACCTGAAGGAACCCGGCGATGTTCTGGAAGTGAACTCCCGCAACTGTGTACAAAACCGCTGCAAGAACATGCACTGCTTTGACGGCAAGTTATATCGCTGCTCCAACTCGTGCTTTATGCAGGAAATGGGGCTATTTCCGCCCAAGCCCGGTGATTTTGTCTATCTTCACGACGATTCGGTCAGCCGGGAGGAAAAGCGCGAAATCATCGAGCAATTCTATGAATACGCTCGTCAGTCCTGCCGGTATTGCAAATTTAAATATATTGGTATCCTGCCTCGTCATCCTGCCGCTGAACAATTATAA
- a CDS encoding TylF/MycF/NovP-related O-methyltransferase: MKKVIIFGAKDLGRCLYEKIHKHFEVLFFVDNGNPPFEVDLPVYRPNILPQTEFDLIYIASAHGCNAIYHQLVDELHIPAFKINKVWGESHIEEKIIPTRIRFLEDLAEHCYQHHIEGSCAEVGVCTGAFSAEINRVFSDRTLYLFDTFDGFDSRDLEVERAMNSNYPAIDTWIQDGQCLDFRSACAENVIKRLPFPDKAVIKQGFFPQTFDLDRSITFSFVNLDTDLYQPIKDGLEIFYPRMTRGGVILVHDYYSMLFGVTRAVNEFVEKYHVPILPIGDYKSIAIVKV, translated from the coding sequence ATGAAAAAAGTTATTATCTTTGGAGCAAAAGATCTTGGTCGATGCTTATATGAAAAAATACATAAGCATTTTGAAGTTTTATTCTTTGTTGACAATGGGAATCCGCCTTTTGAGGTTGATCTCCCAGTATATCGTCCCAATATATTGCCCCAAACAGAGTTTGATCTTATATATATAGCCAGTGCACATGGCTGCAATGCAATCTATCATCAGCTCGTAGATGAGCTTCATATTCCAGCATTTAAAATCAACAAAGTCTGGGGTGAATCCCATATTGAAGAAAAAATCATCCCCACTCGGATTCGCTTTTTAGAAGATTTGGCCGAGCATTGCTATCAACATCATATTGAGGGTAGCTGTGCAGAAGTCGGCGTATGTACTGGTGCTTTTTCAGCCGAAATCAACCGCGTTTTTTCTGACCGTACCTTATACTTATTTGATACATTCGATGGATTTGATAGCCGGGATCTCGAAGTAGAACGAGCTATGAATTCAAATTATCCTGCAATTGATACCTGGATACAAGATGGTCAATGTCTAGACTTTCGTTCCGCATGCGCAGAGAACGTTATCAAACGCCTACCGTTTCCAGACAAGGCCGTCATAAAACAAGGATTTTTTCCGCAAACCTTTGATTTGGATCGGTCGATAACTTTTTCCTTTGTCAATCTTGATACGGATCTATATCAGCCAATCAAAGATGGATTGGAAATTTTTTATCCCCGTATGACGCGCGGTGGTGTTATTTTGGTACATGATTACTACTCCATGCTTTTTGGGGTAACTCGCGCGGTCAATGAATTTGTGGAAAAATACCATGTGCCTATCCTGCCTATCGGCGATTATAAGAGCATCGCCATTGTAAAAGTATAA
- a CDS encoding radical SAM protein, with translation MWYGARTLINYVPVKKVRSCMLLQKALIYDKNGDLRFCWQPSYPFIPSSDPIDASAFLQLRNSLLQNIENGTATNTPCDGCSRVQEDYYPVKPLSWSINYFCHGICNYKCSYCTLRNHVEMEQQQGNHSLKDLIQTFQNTGLLGEDYGVCLSTAGEPSIHPDRKEFYQAANGTELIVNTNGFVFDEDLYETMNQKKVLLICSVDCGTSETYHKIKGVDGFARMKQNLSHYAQAPFGIVALKYIFVPGLNDTLEDVDGFIKLCVEVNTTFVLVAMDYFSVNEISEHTRNMITHLNQKLLDFNILCIPYTGYETAEYGNMMRELLK, from the coding sequence ATGTGGTATGGCGCCCGAACGCTCATCAATTATGTACCGGTCAAAAAGGTACGCAGCTGTATGCTCTTGCAAAAGGCATTGATATACGATAAAAATGGAGACCTTCGATTCTGCTGGCAGCCTTCCTATCCTTTTATACCATCCAGTGATCCGATCGATGCCTCTGCATTTCTGCAATTGCGCAATAGCCTATTACAGAACATCGAAAATGGAACTGCTACGAACACACCTTGCGATGGATGTTCCCGTGTTCAAGAGGATTATTATCCTGTAAAGCCCCTATCGTGGTCTATCAACTATTTTTGCCACGGAATTTGTAACTACAAGTGCTCCTATTGCACACTTCGCAACCATGTTGAAATGGAACAACAACAAGGGAATCATTCTCTCAAAGATTTAATTCAAACATTTCAAAACACTGGCTTGCTCGGAGAAGATTATGGTGTATGTCTGTCTACCGCTGGTGAACCTTCTATACACCCGGATCGGAAAGAATTCTATCAGGCCGCCAATGGTACAGAATTAATTGTCAATACCAATGGTTTTGTATTTGATGAAGATCTTTACGAAACAATGAACCAGAAAAAGGTGCTTTTGATTTGCAGCGTGGATTGTGGAACCTCTGAAACATATCATAAAATCAAAGGTGTGGACGGCTTTGCTCGCATGAAACAAAATTTATCCCATTATGCACAAGCACCATTTGGGATTGTAGCATTAAAATACATCTTTGTCCCAGGACTCAATGATACCTTAGAAGATGTAGATGGTTTTATAAAACTCTGTGTTGAGGTCAATACAACATTTGTACTGGTAGCTATGGACTACTTCAGCGTAAATGAAATCTCCGAACATACCCGCAATATGATTACACATCTGAATCAAAAATTATTGGATTTTAATATCCTTTGTATTCCTTATACTGGGTATGAAACTGCAGAATATGGTAATATGATGCGGGAACTGCTGAAATAA
- a CDS encoding FkbM family methyltransferase has translation MTRLQQQGKKLVLYGAGVCGEIIGRQMQTENYNFFGFCDQHADAMPNGKLGKPVISPAQLFEQADDFYVVICSMDYDAEIEQYLFENQFPADHILPYFRSFGHSFASLTQNEYFEFPEYFPPDTAFVDGGVFHAENSIRFAAWSGGKYSKIYAFEPDPHNYQQAGQALRDAGTERVELIAAALGQTPDLVSFVSSNNLYSHIQTNEPIHGTFVPADSTAEIHQIPVKRLDDIVQHTVGFMKLDVEGQEKNALLGAQQIIQRDHPLLAVCVYHRPGDMLDLMTYLHELVPEYRFYLRHYSQIHYDTVLYAVDPTRKDTSHGNL, from the coding sequence ATGACCCGGCTCCAGCAGCAGGGCAAAAAGCTAGTCCTTTACGGTGCTGGAGTTTGTGGCGAAATTATTGGACGACAAATGCAAACAGAAAATTACAATTTCTTTGGATTTTGTGACCAGCATGCGGATGCCATGCCAAATGGTAAGCTAGGGAAACCTGTGATTTCACCTGCGCAACTGTTTGAACAGGCGGACGATTTCTATGTCGTTATTTGCAGTATGGATTACGATGCGGAAATTGAGCAATATCTATTCGAAAACCAGTTTCCGGCCGATCATATCCTTCCATATTTCCGCAGTTTTGGCCATTCGTTTGCCAGCTTGACGCAAAACGAATATTTTGAGTTTCCAGAATACTTTCCGCCGGATACTGCCTTTGTCGATGGTGGAGTCTTCCATGCCGAAAATAGTATACGATTTGCCGCATGGAGCGGCGGAAAGTATTCTAAAATCTACGCCTTTGAGCCTGATCCGCATAACTATCAACAGGCCGGACAGGCTCTGCGGGATGCCGGAACCGAACGCGTTGAGCTGATTGCCGCTGCGCTCGGCCAAACACCAGATCTGGTCTCGTTTGTTTCCAGCAACAACTTATATAGCCATATTCAAACCAATGAACCCATCCACGGTACCTTCGTGCCGGCAGATTCTACTGCCGAGATCCATCAAATCCCGGTCAAACGGTTGGACGATATCGTCCAGCACACCGTGGGGTTCATGAAACTGGATGTGGAAGGACAGGAAAAAAATGCACTGCTCGGAGCGCAGCAGATTATTCAGCGCGATCATCCGCTTTTAGCGGTCTGTGTATACCATCGTCCCGGCGATATGCTGGACCTTATGACGTATCTGCATGAATTGGTCCCGGAATACCGGTTCTACCTCCGGCATTACAGCCAAATTCATTATGATACCGTATTATATGCCGTCGATCCAACCAGAAAGGATACATCCCATGGGAATCTTTAA
- a CDS encoding glycosyltransferase family 2 protein translates to MAKVVVWTQAYNAEKTLRRAMDSILQQTYTDFEYYVLNNASTDGTGAIIEEYAKKDPRVIPLSVERNSIKASKPFLLNIAKTKNMQWLVWCDADDSYSPDFLKKSIDFAETEHLDLVASGYDYVDGSTNQTLKIKSLKENLILEKNTFIDHFVEFRAYTTTVWAKLINFPSYISIITRDVDDSYKAYTESSGVLALFKQADRVGILKDVMYHYYQYPSSLIRTLDPAFFFGYNQHWDILKQYVASYGPISNRNMDFLYAIYLSFIEERLNTIYAAPISFDQKIKYITDILDNNRAKETFSRNASPEFRNLAARKNFLDEIYNQVANLQKQANISYDLSDLFRIIDCLQEL, encoded by the coding sequence ATGGCAAAAGTAGTTGTCTGGACGCAGGCATATAATGCTGAAAAAACCTTGCGCCGCGCAATGGACAGCATTTTACAGCAAACCTATACCGATTTCGAATACTATGTTTTGAACAATGCATCCACCGATGGGACCGGTGCAATCATTGAAGAATATGCAAAAAAAGATCCCCGCGTGATCCCTCTGTCGGTTGAGAGGAATTCCATAAAAGCAAGCAAACCGTTTTTACTAAATATTGCAAAAACAAAAAATATGCAATGGCTCGTTTGGTGCGATGCTGATGATTCCTATTCCCCTGATTTCCTAAAAAAAAGTATTGATTTTGCCGAAACAGAGCATTTAGATTTAGTTGCATCTGGTTATGACTATGTAGATGGCTCCACAAATCAAACGTTAAAAATCAAATCTTTAAAAGAGAATCTAATCCTAGAAAAAAACACATTTATTGATCATTTTGTAGAATTTCGCGCATATACAACTACAGTATGGGCCAAATTGATAAATTTTCCCTCCTATATTTCTATTATTACTCGGGACGTAGATGACTCCTATAAAGCGTACACTGAAAGCAGTGGCGTATTAGCTCTATTTAAACAAGCTGATCGGGTCGGAATACTAAAAGATGTGATGTATCACTATTATCAATACCCATCCTCTTTAATTCGAACACTCGATCCTGCATTTTTCTTTGGCTATAATCAGCATTGGGATATTCTGAAACAATATGTAGCATCCTATGGACCTATCAGCAATCGTAATATGGATTTCTTATATGCCATTTATCTATCATTTATAGAAGAGCGCCTGAATACGATTTACGCTGCTCCCATATCGTTTGATCAAAAAATCAAATACATTACGGACATTTTAGATAATAATCGCGCAAAAGAAACTTTTTCCAGAAATGCCAGCCCAGAATTTCGAAATCTGGCTGCACGAAAAAATTTCTTAGATGAGATATACAATCAAGTTGCAAATCTGCAAAAACAAGCGAATATATCATATGATTTATCCGATCTATTTCGGATTATTGATTGCTTGCAGGAGTTATAA
- a CDS encoding aldo/keto reductase: MGIFKKHFPLGLGTARFPISGPQDTQGFETSVQIVLRALELGMDYVDVGHMYSAGMALHILREAFHRTDRPFSVTAKVQYGIDYTAEDAVGRVEYYLKTMDLPKAQYFTCWCIWSYADFEKIMAPGGIYDGAKQLQQQGKIDHICASLHAPPQDIIRIIESGAFEGITISYSLLNAAQMRPVLEAAQQHDVSVAVMNPLGGGVIAQNTNYFSFACGDGDENNTIHAALRFVKSHPAVDIVLSGANSPAELEDSFGVFSSPDPQVPADRYQRVLEQASSLQGFCTGCKYCEGCPKGIPTHAIMQARNALLFEPVASYNRQGPEDLLRDLQIFRKLYYDDGWFPETAENPCIGCGKCERSCTQKLAIIEGVADIYARAKTRGYHKQAQCDRLKELLYQKGYQRVGLYPNGGFTRRILDFYQECFGEPDFEWIFFNSSPALWGTSDHGHIVHGPSEIPELRPDIILISTYRYDEEIMDSLRPFAELGIRIEKLHRESDMPWIF, from the coding sequence ATGGGAATCTTTAAAAAGCATTTTCCTCTCGGCCTGGGTACCGCACGTTTTCCTATTTCCGGGCCACAGGATACACAAGGGTTTGAAACCTCGGTACAAATCGTCCTGCGCGCCTTGGAACTGGGGATGGATTATGTCGATGTCGGCCACATGTATTCAGCTGGTATGGCACTGCACATCCTGCGGGAGGCATTTCACCGCACGGACCGTCCATTTTCAGTTACGGCCAAGGTGCAGTATGGCATCGATTATACGGCAGAGGATGCCGTTGGGCGCGTGGAATATTATTTAAAAACCATGGACCTGCCCAAAGCCCAGTATTTCACCTGCTGGTGTATTTGGAGCTATGCTGATTTTGAAAAAATTATGGCACCCGGCGGCATTTACGATGGCGCCAAACAGCTCCAGCAGCAGGGCAAGATTGACCATATCTGTGCCTCTTTGCATGCTCCTCCGCAGGATATCATTCGAATCATTGAAAGCGGTGCATTTGAAGGGATCACCATTTCCTACTCGCTTCTCAATGCCGCTCAGATGCGTCCGGTTCTGGAAGCTGCGCAGCAGCATGATGTCAGCGTTGCGGTTATGAATCCCTTAGGTGGCGGTGTGATCGCGCAGAATACCAACTATTTTTCCTTTGCCTGTGGGGATGGGGATGAAAATAATACCATCCATGCTGCCCTGCGCTTTGTCAAATCCCATCCGGCCGTCGATATCGTATTATCGGGCGCCAACAGTCCGGCAGAACTGGAAGATAGCTTCGGTGTCTTTTCCTCCCCGGACCCGCAGGTTCCGGCTGACCGCTATCAACGTGTGCTCGAGCAGGCATCTTCTCTGCAAGGTTTTTGTACGGGCTGCAAATACTGCGAGGGCTGCCCCAAGGGGATCCCGACCCATGCCATCATGCAGGCACGCAATGCCCTGCTCTTTGAACCCGTTGCCTCCTATAACCGGCAAGGTCCGGAGGATCTGCTGCGGGATCTCCAAATTTTCCGCAAGTTATATTATGACGATGGCTGGTTCCCGGAAACGGCAGAAAATCCCTGCATCGGCTGTGGAAAGTGCGAACGCTCCTGTACGCAAAAGCTCGCCATCATCGAAGGGGTTGCAGACATCTATGCGCGTGCCAAGACACGTGGCTATCACAAACAGGCGCAGTGTGACCGGCTAAAAGAACTGCTGTACCAAAAAGGATATCAGCGGGTGGGGTTATACCCCAATGGCGGTTTCACACGGCGTATCCTGGATTTTTATCAGGAATGTTTTGGAGAGCCGGATTTCGAGTGGATCTTTTTTAATAGTTCGCCTGCTTTATGGGGTACCTCTGATCATGGCCACATCGTGCATGGGCCATCTGAAATCCCCGAGCTTCGTCCGGATATTATTCTCATCAGCACCTATCGGTATGATGAAGAAATCATGGATAGCCTGCGTCCATTTGCAGAGCTTGGTATCCGAATTGAAAAACTACATCGCGAAAGCGATATGCCTTGGATTTTTTAA
- a CDS encoding radical SAM protein, protein MDHLMMHQTGIAVTMACNLKCKLCSNYAPYYACPPHESLEHFREMMRRYFTIVTHVRKLMVTGGEPFLHPHLDEFIREIQQYKNQLDIFGVITNGGVIPKDSLLQAAKDFGEPFHVLIDDYGPEHSPNVPAVIERLKAYDIPYIWRHYSGKDAHCGGWVDFGDLTQKKCETQQQAEALYAKCAYPQKLHFAFDLVDGVMYPCGPSRRCQELGIAGDASEYIDLFDDSLSVEQQREKVAAIYERKTLSACFYCNGMHEDSPRFEPADQLTEEELALVRNGARLYAEVQARKV, encoded by the coding sequence ATGGATCATCTGATGATGCATCAGACCGGTATTGCAGTGACAATGGCCTGCAATCTGAAATGTAAATTATGCAGCAACTATGCCCCCTATTATGCTTGTCCCCCGCATGAATCGCTTGAGCATTTCCGTGAAATGATGCGGCGGTATTTTACGATCGTCACTCATGTGCGCAAGCTGATGGTTACCGGTGGGGAACCTTTTCTGCATCCGCACCTGGATGAATTTATCCGGGAGATCCAGCAGTATAAAAACCAGCTGGACATCTTTGGTGTGATCACCAACGGTGGGGTCATTCCGAAGGACAGCCTGTTGCAGGCTGCCAAGGATTTTGGCGAACCCTTTCATGTGTTAATTGACGATTATGGACCGGAGCATTCCCCCAATGTACCGGCTGTCATCGAGCGTTTGAAAGCTTATGATATCCCATATATCTGGCGGCATTACAGTGGGAAAGACGCACATTGTGGCGGTTGGGTCGATTTTGGCGATTTAACGCAAAAAAAATGTGAAACCCAGCAGCAGGCGGAAGCGCTGTATGCAAAATGTGCCTATCCGCAAAAGCTGCATTTTGCTTTCGACCTAGTCGATGGTGTGATGTATCCCTGCGGTCCCAGCCGCCGCTGCCAGGAACTTGGCATTGCAGGCGATGCCTCGGAATACATCGATCTATTTGACGACTCTCTTTCTGTCGAACAGCAGAGAGAAAAAGTGGCTGCGATTTATGAGCGCAAAACCCTTTCTGCCTGCTTTTACTGCAACGGGATGCATGAGGATTCTCCCCGTTTTGAGCCGGCCGATCAGTTAACGGAAGAAGAACTTGCTTTGGTTCGAAATGGCGCCCGACTGTATGCGGAAGTACAGGCTCGGAAAGTATAG